The Zalophus californianus isolate mZalCal1 chromosome 7, mZalCal1.pri.v2, whole genome shotgun sequence genome includes a region encoding these proteins:
- the CALHM5 gene encoding calcium homeostasis modulator protein 5, with protein sequence MDAFRGILKFFLNQKTVIGYSFMALLTVGSERLFSLVAFKCPCSTENVVYGLVFLFAPAWVLLILGFFLNGKSWRLFTGCCVNPRKIFPKGHSCRFFYVLGQITLSSLVAPMMWLSVALLNGTFYECAMSGTKSSRLLGLICKGKPQECWDELHKVSCGKTSMTPADNEEVKLSLQAQSQILGWCLICSASFFSLLTTCYARCRSKVSYLQLSFWKTYAQKEKEQLENTFLEYANKLSERNLKCFFENKRPEVFPMPTFAAWEAASELHSFHQSQQHYSTLHRVVEDGLELSPEDDETTMVLVGTAHSV encoded by the exons ATGGATGCTTTTCGGGggattttaaaattcttcctcaaCCAGAAAACTGTTATTGGCTACAGCTTCATGGCTCTGCTGACCGTGGGGAGTGAGCGTCTCTTTTCCCTGGTGGCTTTTAAGTGTCCCTGCAGCACCGAGAATGTGGTCTATGGGCTGGTTTTCCTCTTTGCTCCTGCTTGGGTGTTACTGATCCTGGGATTCTTCCTGAACGGCAAGTCTTGGAGGCTCTTCACAGGCTGCTGTGTGAATCCCAGGAAAATCTTCCCCAAAGGCCACAGTTGCCGCTTTTTCTATGTCCTCGGTCAGATCACTCTGAGTTCATTGGTGGCTCCGATGATGTGGCTTTCTGTGGCTCTGCTCAATGGAACTTTTTATGAATGTGCCATGAGCGGGACCAAAAGTTCAAGACTCTTGGGACTGATTTGCAAGGGCAAGCCCCAAGAGTGCTGGGATGAACTTCACAAAGTCTCTTGTGGCAAAACCAGCATGACACCCGCGGACAATGAAGAAGTGAAGCTGTCCCTTCAAGCCCAGTCTCAG attctAGGATGGTGCCTGATTTGTTCAgcatctttcttctctctgctcaccACATGTTACGCTCGCTGCCGATCTAAAGTTAGCTACCTTCAGCTGAGTTTTTGGAAGACGTACGCACAAAAGGAGAAGGAGCAGTTGGAAAATACATTCCTGGAGTATGCCAACAAGCTGAGCGAGAGAAACCTGAAATGCTTTTTTGAAAACAAGAGGCCAGAAGTCTTCCCCATGCCCACCTTTGCAGCCTGGGAGGCGGCTTCTGAGCTCCATTCTTTTCACCAAAGCCAGCAACATTACAGCACCCTGCATAGGGTGGTGGAGGACGGTCTGGAACTGAGCCCCGAGGATGATGAGACCACAATGGTACTTGTGGGTACTGCCCACAGTGTGTAG